One Saprospiraceae bacterium genomic region harbors:
- a CDS encoding DUF255 domain-containing protein, translated as MKSIASFMVVICLCFVYTCDSKLLAQEQPSGLKGIDFFHGTFKEALAKAEKEGKLVFMDAYTTWCGPCRRMSSNVFPDDAVGEFYNANFINLKVDMEKGEGPELSKKYGVRSYPTFLYLGSDGKVVHSDGGARPAEPFIELGRAALKKFDRSGDWAKLYEAGNREPATVLAYIKSLNQVGKPSLRIANEYLSAQTDLSKSENLEIILEATTEADSRIFDFLVQNKKAIVELKSLEIYESKIYQACKRTVRKALDYRNESLLEEAQEKMKNIPSRYDEFKATTGLDYYGETGNVEKFNTAAKAYADKVAKKDPAKLKDLGQRCIKYFKDDKNTMSLAEKTAKQAYSLSKDQTYCIHYGRMLYHNGKKSDAISLVKKGVELAKSKNEPTQMLDYLLRDWGVEI; from the coding sequence ATGAAAAGCATCGCATCGTTCATGGTAGTTATTTGCTTATGTTTTGTATATACCTGTGATAGCAAGCTCCTTGCCCAGGAGCAACCCAGCGGATTGAAAGGTATCGATTTCTTCCATGGTACCTTTAAAGAAGCACTAGCCAAAGCGGAGAAAGAAGGCAAACTCGTCTTTATGGATGCATATACAACCTGGTGTGGCCCATGCAGACGAATGTCATCCAATGTATTCCCCGATGATGCCGTTGGAGAATTCTACAATGCTAATTTTATAAATCTCAAAGTCGACATGGAAAAAGGGGAAGGTCCTGAATTGTCCAAAAAATACGGCGTCAGATCCTATCCAACATTTCTGTATTTAGGATCTGATGGAAAAGTGGTTCATTCAGATGGTGGGGCCCGTCCTGCAGAACCATTTATCGAACTCGGGAGGGCTGCTCTGAAAAAATTTGACCGTTCGGGAGACTGGGCGAAGTTGTACGAAGCAGGCAACCGCGAACCCGCAACGGTGTTGGCTTACATCAAGTCGCTGAATCAGGTTGGAAAACCTTCCCTGCGCATTGCTAATGAATATTTATCGGCGCAGACAGATCTGAGCAAATCAGAAAATCTGGAAATCATTTTGGAAGCAACGACAGAAGCAGATTCGCGCATCTTTGATTTCCTGGTTCAAAATAAAAAAGCCATCGTTGAATTGAAATCATTGGAGATCTACGAATCAAAAATTTATCAGGCCTGTAAACGCACGGTTCGAAAAGCATTGGATTACAGAAATGAGTCTCTTCTCGAAGAGGCTCAGGAAAAAATGAAAAACATTCCATCGCGATACGATGAATTTAAAGCGACAACCGGCCTTGACTATTACGGTGAAACAGGAAATGTCGAAAAATTTAATACGGCAGCAAAAGCCTATGCTGACAAAGTTGCGAAAAAAGATCCTGCAAAACTCAAAGACCTCGGGCAGCGCTGCATCAAATACTTTAAAGATGACAAAAATACCATGTCTCTGGCTGAAAAAACAGCAAAGCAAGCGTATTCCTTAAGCAAAGATCAAACATATTGCATTCACTATGGCCGAATGCTTTACCACAATGGAAAAAAATCGGATGCGATTTCACTTGTTAAAAAAGGAGTGGAATTGGCCAAAAGTAAAAATGAACCTACACAAATGTTGGATTATTTATTGAGGGATTGGGGAGTTGAGATTTAG